The region CTTCCGCCCCGGCTATCCCGCGGACATCACCGAACGCCTCCGCGAGCATGTCCTGGCGGGAGGCGGTGAGCCCCGGCTCCTGCTCGACGTCGGCTCCGGAACCGGGATCTCCACCCGGACCCTGCGCCACCTGTTCGGCCCCGGGCCCCGCGTGGTCGGCGTCGAACCCGGGCGGGCCATGCGCGGTGCCGCCGCCGACGAGGCCGACGGCCTGGAGTACGCGGACGGCCGCGCCGAGGCGCTCCCCTTCCCGGACGGGTCGGCCTCCCTGGTCCTGGCGGCCCAGGCCGTGCACTGGTTCGACCGGCCCGTGTTCTACGCCGAGGCCGTCCGTGTCCTGGTCCCCGGCGGTACCGCCGCCGTCCTGCACAACGACCGCGACTGGGAGTCCAGCGACTTCGTCGACGCCTACGAGGGCCTGCTGGAGAAGTACGGCGACGACTACCGGCGCGACTACCGGGTGTTCGACACGGTGGGGGAGATGAACGCCGCGGACGGGCTGGCCGACGCGGTCGGGCACTCCACCGCCTGGACCCGGGAGCTCGACCTGGAGAAGCTGCTGGGCAACGCGCTGTCCTCCAGCAAGGTCGCCTCGGTCGTCCGCGCCCTGGGCGAGGACGCCACCCGCGCGGCCCTCACGGCCCTGGCCCGCGAGCACTTCCCGGACGGGCGGATCCGCATCCCCTACGTCACCCGCCTCTTCCTCGCCCGCCGCACCTGAGCCCCCGCCCGGCCCCGCACGGGACCTGCGCCGGGGGCGTCCGTTGAGGGTGGTGGAGGGCGACGGACAGGGAGGGGCTGCGCCGGGGGCGTCCGTTGAGGGTGGTGGAGGGCGACGGACAGGGAGGGGCTGCGCCGGGGGCGTCCGTTGAGGGTGGTGGAGGGCGACGGGCGGGCTTTGCCGGATGAAAAGGGCCCCCTGACATTGGCGGGAGCCGCCTCCGGGAAGGGTTCCGCCGATCGGGCCCGACACCCGGGCCCGGCGACGACGGGAGAACGCACACCCATGTCACAGCTCATCGTCCTCGGCGTGGCCGACCGTGAAACCGCCGAGCGCGCCCTGGACATCGCCGCCGACCTCAACAAGCAGCAGCTGCTCCGGCTGGAGGACGCCGCCTACGCCTACAAGGACGACAAGGGGCGCCCCCGCATCCAGCAGACCGTGAGCACCACCGGTATGGGCGCGGCCGGCGGCGCCCTGTGGGGCACCCTCATCGGCCTGATCTTCCTCAACCCGCTGCTCGGCCTGGCCGTCGGCGCGGCCACCGGCGCCGTCGCGGGCAAGCTCACCGACATCGGCATCGACGACGACATGATCAAGCAGATCGGCACCCACCTGGAGGACGGCCGCGCCGCCGTCTTCCTGCTCGCCGACATCACCACCGCCGACCGCGTCATCGACGCGGTCAAGCCGCTCCGGCCCACGGTCATCCAGACCAACCTGTCCAAGGACGACGAGCACGAGCTCGTCGAGGCCCTGCGGGCCTGACCCGCGGCCCCCGGGGACCCGCCGCATGAGCGGCGGGTCCCCGCGCGTTCCGGGTCCACCGGGGGTGCTCCGGCGCGGGTCAGGAGGGGCGCGAGCGCAGGCGGCGCAGCATCCGGGCGTCGCCGAACCCGACGGCGCGCGCCGCGGCCTCCACGGTCTCGCCCGCGCCGATCAGGTGCTCGGCGTGCTCCAGGCGCAGCCCCTGCTGGTAGCGCAGCGGCGTGAGCCCGGTCGTCGCCGTGAACAGCCGGGTCAGCGTCCGCTCGCTCACCCGCGCCGTCGCCGCCAGCTCCGCCAGCGGCAGCGGTTCGCGGAACCGGGCGTCGATGACGTCCTGCACCCGGTGCACCGCGTCCACCAGGTGCCCCCGGTGCCTCAGCATCACCCCTGCCTGCGGTTCGTCCCCGTTGCGGCGGGCGTAGACCACCATCTCCCGGGCGATCGCCGCGGCCGCAGACGGCCCGTGCCGCACGGTGACCAGGTGCAGGGCCAGGTCGATGCCGCTGGCGATGCCCGCCGAGGTGAGCACGCCGCCGTCGGGCACGTACAGCACGTCGGGCACCACCCGGGCGCGCGGGAACCGGCGGGCCAGCAGGTCCTGGAGGCCGTGGTGGGTGGTGCAGCGCCGCCCGTCCAGCAGCCCGGCCTCGCCCAGGGCGAAGGCGCCCGAGCACACGCTCGCCACCGTCCCGCCCGCGGCGCGGTGGGCGGACAGCGCGCCGGCCTGCCCGTCGGTCAGCACCCGGTGCGGGACCCGGCCGCCCGCCCGCCACCCCGGGACCACCACCAGGCCGTCGGGGGAGGGCGGCGGGACGTCGGTGCCCACCCGCAGGGCCGGGCCCTGCGCGGTGGCCACCTCCTCGTGCGCCGCGCTGTAGCGCACCTCGTACCCCAGGCCCAGGTCGGCCGCGGTGGAGAACACCTGCGCCGGACCGGCCAGGTCCAACAGGTGCACGCCGGAGACGAGGAGAAAGCTGACGAGGGTCACGATCCGGTCAGTCTACGCCGGTCACCTCGGCGACCGTGGAGATCCGCGCGAACCTTCCCGACAGCGCGTACACGGTGCGGGTGACGACGTCCCCGGTGCCCAGCGTCGCCGGGTCGGCGAGGATCTCCGCCAGCGGCCGCCCCGGCCGCGACCCGGGGGCCGGGATCGGCTCGGTGGCGGTGGCGTCCACCACGAAGGTGACGCCGTACCCCAGGTCGGAGGCGGCCCGGGCGGTGGTCTCGCAGCACTGCTCGGTGCGGATGCCGCAGACCGCCACCTCCGTCACCCCCCGCTCGTCGAGGACGCCCTGGAGGCCGGTGCCGCCGAACGCGCTGTGCACGGTCTTGTACAGCACCGGCTCGCCCTCCCGGGGGTCGAGCCCGTCCAGGGGCTCGACGAACCCGAGCGCGGGGTCGAAGGGGGTGCCGGTCCCCGGCTCGGTGTGCAGGACCCACACCACCAGGTCGCCGCGCCCCCGGGCGTGCGCCACGAGCCGGGCGGCGTCGTCGGCGACGTCGGGGTTGGAGGAGGCCCGCCAGGTCTCCCGCTGGAGGAAGGACTTCTGGGCGTCGACCACAAGGAGTGCTCTCGTCATGCGCCGATCCTCCCGCGCCGCCCCCGTGTCCGGACAGACACGATCGGGGCCGCCACCGGAACGATCCGGTCAGCCGAGGGGCTTCTTGAACCCCAGGTGCGAGGGCGCGTAGCCGAGGCGCTCGTAGAACCGGTGGGCGTCCTCGCGGGCCCGGTCCGAGGTGAGCTGCACCAGTGCCGCGCCCCGGCCGCGGGCCACCCGCTCCACCCACTCCATGAACGCGGACCCCAGGCCGGTGCCGCGTTCGCCGCCGTGCACCCGGACCGCCTCCACCTGGACCCGCAGCGCGCCCCGCCGGGACAGCCCGGGGACGAACGTCAGCTGGAGGGTGCCCACCACCCGGTCGCCCCGGCGCAGCACCGCCAGGAACTGGTTCGGGTCGGCGTCGATGTCCTCGAACGCCCGCCGGTACACCTCCGGGTCGTCCGGGGCCTCCCGGGAAGCGCCCAGCCGGTCGTCGGCGAGCAGCCGGACGATCGCCGGGACGTCCTCGAACCGGGCGCGGTCCACGAACACTCCCGGCACCAGTTCCTCCGTCGCGATGTCGCGTCCCATATGCACTCCTTCGTCCGGTTCCTCGAAGCGTCCCCACCCTGTCACAGGCCCGATGCCGGCCCCGGGACCGGACCCCGGCGGACGGTCCGCACCCGGCCGGGCGGCCGGAGGGGGTGCGGTCCGCACGGTGCGGTCGCCGCGGGCCTCGTTTACAGTCGATCCATGGACGCCGAGCGGTTGGCCGACCTGGCCCGCGCCACCGAGAACACCGACCCGCTGGTCGGGCTGGACGCCACCGTGCGCATGCGCCAGGAGATGGAACGGCTCGAAGCGGTCCTGGTGCGCCGGGCCCGCAACCAGGGGGCCACCTGGGAGCGGATCGCCGACGCCCTGGGGGTGTCCAAGCAGGCGGTCCACAAGAAGTACCGGGGCGGCCTCTTCGGCTGACGGCGGCCGGGCCCGTCAGGCCGGCCGCAGGACCGCCGCGGCGAACCGCTCCATCCGTTCGCCGGACCCCTCCCAGTCCCCGAACCACACCGCCACGGCGTCCGCGCCCTCCCGCTCCAGGGCGCGGTACAGGTCCACGGCCCCGTCGAACCCGGCCTCCCCGCCGTCCCACGCGATCCGGGTCTGCGCCCGCACCGGGCGTTCGGTGAGCTCCCGCAGGCGGTCGCGGCAGCGCGCGAACCCGGCGGCGTCCAGGCCCACCCCCTGCCAGGCGTCGCCCAGGGCCGCGGCCCGCGCCAGGGCGGGCTCGGAGGCGCCGCCCACCGTCACCGGCAGGGGCGACGCCGGGCGGGGCTCGAACACCCCCCGTTCGTAGGAGTGGAACCGGCCCCGGAAGGGGCCCGAGCCCTCGAACAGGTGCCGCAGCAGCCGCAGTGTCTCGTCGGTGCGGGCGCCGCGCGTGGCGAAGTCCGCGCCCACCGCGGCGAACTCCTCCCGGGACCAGCCGACCCCCACCCCCAGCACGAACCGCCCGCCGGACAGGGCGTGCAGCGTCGCCGCCTGCTTGGCCAGGGTGAACGGGTCGCGCATCGCCGCCACCAGCACCGACGTGCCCAGCCGTACCCGCTCGGTGCGGGCGGCCAGGTGGGCCAGCGTCACCAGGGGCTCGTACACGCCGCCGAAGGTGGCCCCGTAGGGGGCGGGCGGGAGCAGGTGGTCCGGCAGCCAGAGGGCGTCCGCGCCCAGCTCCTCGGCCCGCCGGGCGAGGTCGGCGAGGACCCGCGGCGGCATGTCCGGGGACTCGTCGGGCAGCACCACCTGGAAGCGGGTCGCGGATGTCGTGCCGGGGGCCTGTTCGCTCATGCGCCGACCGTAGACCGTGCCACCGGTGTGAAGGTCAAGCCCGGCCGCGGCGTGCCGTCAGCGGCCGCCGGGAAGGGTCACGGTGACGACCACGGCCCGGTGGTCGCTGCCGGTCACCTCCACCACCTCCAGGTCGGCCACCCCCATGCCCGGGTCCACCAGCACGTGGTCGATGGTCACCGGGGGCAGCGTCCGCCCCAGGACCGGCCAGGTCGGGCGGGTGCCCTCGCCCAGCTCGGCCGCCGCGTCCAGGTAGCCCGAGTCCAGGACGTCGCGCAGGGCCGCGTGGTCCAGGGTGGCGTTGAAGTCCCCGGCCAGGATCCGCCGCACGCCCTCCGGCGGGGGAGCGGTCAGCGCCGCCAGCTCCGTCTCCCAGGCCGCGACGTACTCCGCGTTCAGCGGGGGAGGCGTGTGCACCGACACCACCTCCACCGCCCCGCCGTACCGCGCGCCCGGGACCTCCATGGCGGCGACGGGCATGGCGAACCCGTCCGGCCCGTTCAGCGCGCCCGCGTCGGTGAGCGGCAGCGCCGCGTGCACGGTGCTCCCCTCCACCCCGGCACCGGAGTGGTCGACGGTGTACGGCAGCAGGTCGTCGAGCCCGGCGGCGGACAGGTCGGCCAGCACCTCCGGGGTGACCTCCTGGAGGGCCAGCACGTCCACCCCGTGCTCGCGGACCAGGCCGACGATCTCGTCGATCCGGGCCCCGCCGCCTAGGACGTTGAAGGTCGCCACCCGCAGTTCGGGCCCGCCCATGTCGGTCACCGCGAAGAACACGGCCGCGCGCGGCACGACCGCCGCCACGAGCACCGCGGCCGCCACGGACAGGACCGCCAGGGACACCCACCGGCGCAGCACCCCCGCGAGGGCGACGGCCAGGACGGCGGCCCCCGCGGCGTAGGGCGTGTAGGCCATGAGCGGCACCAGCGGGAACCCGCGTTCCAGGCCCAGCCCGCGCGCCAGCGCGAAGGCCGCGAACCCCGCCGCCACCAGACCGACCAGCACGGTCACGGGCCGCGACCCGCGCCGCACGCCCACCGGTGTCCGTTCCGCCATGCGTCCTCCTCCGCTCCGCCGTTGCCGGGGGGTGGGATCCCCGTACAGGGGGGGACGGTTGCGACCGGATGCGAACGCGGGGTTCACCAGGAGCGCCCCGCCGCGGACAGCAGCGACAGCACCCCCTCCAGGCAGGAGTTCTCCGGTATCCCCGGCCGCCGCACCAGGAACGCCGTGTTGATCGGCGGGTCCTCCGGCTCCAGCAGCGTCACCAGCCGCCCCGCGTCCAGCTCCCCCTGGCACAGGTAGCGCGGCAGCACGCTGACCCCGGCACCGCCCGCCACCGTGGCCATCACCGCCCGCAGGTCCGGCACGACCACCGCCGCCTTGCAGGTGAGCCGCACCCCGAACACGTGCCGCCAGTACCGGCGCAGGATCGGCAGGCTCTCGTCGTAGGCCACCAGGGGGACCTCGCACAGGGCCGGCGCCCCCTGCCGGGCGATCCGTCCCGGGCCGATGCGATCCGCCCACAGCGGCGCCCCCACCAGCACGAACTCCTCGTCCGCCAGCGGCTCGGCCACCAGTGAGCGCCCGCGCGGCCGTACCGTGGACACCACCAGGTCGTGCCGTCCCGCGCGCAGCTCCTCCAGCAGGTCGTCGGAGAGGCCGTGGCGCACCCGCAGCCGCAGCCCCTCCGACTCCACCAGCGGGGCCAGGGCGGGCAGCACCAGCACCTGGAGCGCCTCCGCCGGCCCGGCCAGCCGCAGCGGCCGGTGCGGGACCGCCGGACCGCCCCCGGCCACCAGCTCCAGAGCGTCCAGGGGCTCTGCGACCCGCGCCGCCAGTTCGTTGGCCTCCGCGGTCGGCGCGACACCCCGCGGCAGCCGCTCGAACAGGGAGTGCCCCAGCCGGCGCTCCAGGGTCCGTATCTGAGTGGTCACGGTCGGCTGTGACAGGCGCAACGCCTGTGCGGCCGCCGTGAAGGACCCCGACCGGTGCACGGCCAGGAACGTCCGCAGCTGCTGGAGATCCAGCGGGGCGGGACCGGTCTCGACGCGGGCGTCCCCGAGGACCGCCGCGGATCCATTGGAATACCTATGGCTCACTTCGGCGATTTTATTGGTCGGTCAATACGTGGAGGTACTAGCGTCGGCCACCGGGCCCACCGCCCACCGCGCGGGGCCCGTACCCGTTCCCACGGCAGTCCGTTCGAGAGGTGCCACCGTGTCCGTCACCAGCAGGGAAGTCCACCTGGTCGCCCGCCCGGTCGGGGAGCCCGTCCCCGGCGACTTCGCGCTCGTCGAGACCACCCTGCCCGACCCCGGTCCCGGGCAGGTCCTGATCCGCAACGAGTGGATCTCCGTCGACCCGTACATGCGCGGCCGGATGAACGACACCAAGTCCTACGTCGCCCCCTACCGCCTCGGCGAGGCCATGGAGGGCGGCGCGGTCGGCACGGTCATCGCCTCCGGTGACGACTCGGTTCCGGTCGGCACCACCGTGCTGCACTCGCTGGGTTGGCGCGACCACGCGCTGGCGCCCGCCGGGGCGGTCCGGGCCGTGGACGCCGGGGCCGCGCCCGCCCAGGCCTACCTCAACGCGCTGGGCATGATCGGCTTCACCGCCTACGTCGGCCTCACCGAGATCGCCCCCGTCCGCGAGGGGGACGTGGTGTTCGTCTCCGGCGCCGCCGGGGCGGTCGGCTCCCTCGCCGGGCAGATCGCCCGCCGCCTGGGCGCCGCCAAGGTCATCGGCTCGGCCGGGGGCCCGGAGAAGAAGCGCCGCCTGGTCGAGGAGTTCGGCTACGACGCCGCCATCGACTACCGCGAGGGCCGGCTGGAGGAGCAGCTCGCCCAGGCCGCCCCCGACGGGATCGACGTCTACTTCGACAACGTCGGCGGCGACCACCTGCGGGCGGCCATCGCCGCCGCGCGCGACCACGCCCGCTTCGCCCTGTGCGGGGCGATCTCCCAGTACAACGCCACCGAGCCGGTGCCCGGGCCGGACAACCTGTTCCTCGCCGTGGGCAAGCGGCTCACCCTGCGCGGCTTCATCGTCGGCGACCACGCCCGCCTCATGGGCGAGTACGCCCGCCGCGCCGCCGGGTGGCTGGCCGACGGCGACCTGCGCGCGGAGGAGACCGTGGTGGACGGCATCGAGAACGCCGTCACCGCCTTCCTGGACATGATGCGCGGCGCCAACACCGGCAAGATGCTGGTCCGGCTGGCCCCTTAGGGCGTGTTCGGCGGATCATTCCGGGTCGCGGCCGCCGGGCGGCCTCTCGCCGCGCCGCCTGTGCTCGGACGGCCTACCCCGGGCCGACCTCGCCAGGCGGCTTGCGAGAGATCGCCCGACGACCGCTCCCGGCACCCGGCGCAAGCGCCGGGCCACACGAAAGCATCCACCGAACACGCCCTAGTCTGCTCCCGCCCCCCGCGCCACACCTTCCTCATCCTCGTGACCCCGGAAAGGGACCCATGCAGTACGTCACCCTCAACAACGGCCTCCGCATGCCGCAGCTCGGATTCGGTGTCTGGCAGGTCCCCGACGACCAGGCCCAGGCCTCCGTCGAGACCGCCCTGGAAGTCGGCTACCGCAGCATCGACACCGCCCGCATCTACGACAACGAGGCGGGCACCGGCCGGGCCCTGGCCGCCTCCGGACTGCCCCGCGAGGAGCTGTTCGTCACCACCAAGCTGTGGAACGACGACCAGGGCGCGGACAAGGCCCTCAAGGCGTTCGACGCGAGCCTGGAGCGCCTGGGGCTGGACTACGTCGACCTGTACCTGATCCACTGGCCGGTCCCGGCCCAGGACGCCTACGTCGACACCTGGAAGGTGCTGGAGCGCATCGCCGCCGAGGGCCGCGCCAAGGCGGTCGGCGTGTCCAACTTCACCGAGAAGACCCTGGCCCGCCTGCTGGAGAACACCGACCTGGTGCCCGCGGTCAACCAGATCGAGCTGCACCCGTACTTCTCGCAGGAGGCCATGCGCGGGCTCAACGCCTCCCACGGCATCCTCACCGAGGCCTGGAGCCCGCTCGGCCAGGGCAAGGGCCTGCTGGAGGAGCCCGTGCTGGCGGAGATCGGGGCGAAGCACGGCAAGACCGCCGCCCAGGTCGTGCTGCGCTGGCACCTCCAGACCGGCAACATCGTGATCCCCAAGTCGGTGACCCCGTCCCGCATCGCGGAGAACTTCGACGTGTTCGATTTCGCACTGGAGGGTGACGACCTGGACAGGATCGGCGCCCTGGACCGCGACGGCCGCATCGGGCCGGACCCGGACGGGTTCAACGTCGTCTGACCCCGGCGTGCGGAGGGCGCTCCCGGCGGGCGGGGGCGCCCTCCGGCGTTCCCCGCGGCGGTGGCCGGTGCCGGTCACCCCCGGGCCGCGCCCTCCCCGCCGCCGCCCGTTCTTCCGGGAGGAACGGGTCGAAAGCGCTCGGGAGCGGACACATTCCGCGCATCGGAGAAGATCGCGGAACGCCTTCCCGCGGCCGCTCCCGCCCCCGAGGTGGCACGGGGCCGACGGGAGGCGTACAGTCCTCTTTTGGCGCGCCGGGCAGCAGACCGGCGAACAGCACTCTCCCTACGCGAAATCCCAGATCCATGACCGTCGTTCCTTCGCGCACCGCGCGTGTCTACCGCTCCGAGAGCGCCGAGCGTTCGGTACACGCCTGGTGCCACAAAGCCCTCAGCCGCTGGCCCGAACTCGGCCCCCTGCCCCCCGTGGACACCCGCATGGGCAGCACCCAGGCGTTCCGGTCCACCGGCGGCCCCGGGACGCCGGTCCTGATCCTGTCCGGCACCAACTTCAACGCCGCCACCACGGTGCCCGCGGCCCGCGCACTGTCCGCGGACCGCCCCGTGTACCTGGTGGACCTGCCCGGGCAGCCCGGCCTCAGCTGCGGCGAACGCGTCGGCAGGCCGGGGATCGAGGCGTACGGGGCCTGGTTCGACGAGCTCCTGCCGCAGATCACCGACCGGCCGGTCATCGTGCTCGGCCACTCCCGGGGCGCCGCCATCGCGCTGGCCTCCACCCCGTCGCCGCTGGTCGCCGGGCTGCTGCTGCTCAACCCGGCCGGGCTGACCGCGCCCGGGATGACCTCCGAGTCGATGCGGGCCACCCTGCCGTGGATGCTCCGCCCTACCGAGCAGAACAGCGGGCGCCTCGTCGAGTTCCTCAGCGGGCCGCAGACGCCCTGCGAGGAGCACCGCGAGGAGGCCGAGTGGCTCACCCTGCTCGCGCGCAGCTGCCGCACCGGGTCCACGCCCAGCCCGCTGTACGCGGAGCAGATCCGTGCCTGGTCCGACACGCCCGTCGCGGTCGCGACCGGGTCGCACGACCCGTTCTTCTCGCCGGCGCGCCTGCACGGGCCCGCCCGGCGCTTCCTGGACGCCGAGGTCCACACCATCGAGGGCGCCGGCCACCTGTCCCTGTACGAGAACCCCGAGCAGGTCTGCGGGCTGCTGCGCTCGCTCGACGGCGCCTGACGGCCCCGCACGCCGACCGCGGGCGGCCCCCGGGGGCGACCCCGGAACCGTCCGCGGCCGTGTCCCGGCCCGCATCGGAGGGCCGGAGCGGCAAGACTCTCCGTGAGGAAGCCATCACGGGGAGGCGCATATGCTCGACAGGGCGGCGAAAGCCCTCGGTCTCAGGACCGATCCGGTCATCTTCTTCGGCGCGGTCGCGGCGACGGTCCTGTTCGTGGTGTGCGCCATCGCCTTCACCGACACGGTGGACGCGGTCTTCGGCGCCGTGTCCGACTGGATCCTCACCCACCTGGGATGGTTCTACATCCTGGGGGTGACCACCTTCCTGGGCTTCCTCGTCTGGATCGCCCTGAGCAGGTACGGCCGCGTCCGGCTCGGCGGCGACGACAGCCGGCCCGACTACAGCGACCCCGTCTGGTTCTGCATGCTCTTCGCCGCCGGCATCGGCAGCATCCTCATGTTCTGGGGTGTGGCGGAGCCCATCAGCCACTTCGCCGAGCCGCCGCTGCGCGACGTGGAACCGGAGTCGGTGCAGGCGGCGAGCGAGGCCATGGGGTTCACCCTCTACCACTTCGGCCTGCACACCTGGACGATCTTCTGCCTGCCGGGGCTCGCCTTCGCCTACTTCGCGTACCGCAAGGGGCTGCCGTTCCGGGTGAGCTCGATCCTGTACCCGTTCCTGGGGAGGCGCACCTTCGGGCCCCTCGGGCGCTTCATCGACGCGTTCGCCGTCCTGGGCACGCTCTTCGGGGTCGCCGTCACCATCGGCCTGGGCACCATGCAGATCAACAGCGGACTGCACACGCTCTTCGGGGTCCCGGAGAACAGGGCCGTCCAGCTCGTCCTCATCGCGTCCGTGACGACCCTCGCGGTGATCTCCGTGGCCACCGGCCTGGACGTCGGCATCAAGTGGCTGTCCACCGCGAACATCGTGATGGCCGTGGGACTGCTCGTCTTCGTCTTCCTCGCCGGCGCCAGCCTGTACCTCGTCAAGGGGGTCATCGAGACCACCGGCGTGTACCTGTCGTGGCTGGTCCCGCTCTCCTTCTGGAACGACACCTTCGGCGACACGGGGTGGCAGGGGACGTGGACGGTCTTCTACTGGGCGTGGACGATCACCTGGTCGCCGTTCGTGGGGATCTTCGTCGCCCGCATCTCCCGGGGCCGGACCATCCGGGAGTTCGTCCTGGGGGTCCTGGCCGTGCCCACCGCCTTCAGCATCATCTGGTTCGGCGTCTTCGGCCTGTCGGCGTTCGACATCGAGATGAACCAGGGCGGGGAGCTGGTCCGCAACGTCGTGGTGGAGGAGGACATCCCCGGCGCGCTGTTCGCCTTCCTCGCCCACTACCCCCTGCCGACCCTCGTCTCCGCGGCGAGCATCCTCATCGTGGTCGTCTTCTTCACCACCTCCTCGGACTCCGCCTCGCTCGTGGTCGACATGCTGTGCGCGGGCGGGCCCGAGTCGCCCGTCCGCCAGCGGGTGTTCTGGGGCGTCACGGAGGGGGTGGTGGCCGCCACCGTGCTCACCGCGAGCGGGGTGGGCGGGCTGGAGGCCCTGCAGCAGACGATCATCGTCTTCGGGCTGCCGTTCTTCGTCCTCACGTTCTTCATGATGGTCGGCCTGGTGCGCAGCCTGCGCCGGGAGCCGGAGAGCGCCTTCCGCAGGCGCCCGCCGCACGGCGGGGAGCCCGGGGAGGAGAAGAGGGAGGCCGGAGCGGACGGGCCCTAGCCGTACGGGCGGGGCGCCGCCGGCTCACTCCGGCCAGAAGAAGTCGTCCAGGACCCGGTACAGCTCCAGCAGCCCCGGGTCGACCAGGTCGCGGCCGTAGGCGTCCAGGAAGGCCTCCGCGTCGCGCGGCCCGAACGACGGGTTGAGATCGCTCAGCATGCTGCCCGTCATGTCCGCCAGGTCCAGGTGGCGGTCGCCCACGCCCACCCGGCCCAGGTCGATGAGGGACCACCCGCCCTCCCCGTCCACCAGGACGTTGGGCAGGCAGTAGTCGCCGTGCAGCAGGACCGGCCCGGACACCGGGATCCGCTCCAGGCGGTCGGCCAGCGCGGCCAGCACCTCCGCCGCCCCCGACGCGCGCCGCCCGTTGCCCCCGGGGACCCGCGGGGTGTGGCCCTGCGCCCGCCAGCCGCGGTCCACGGCGCCCGACGCCACCCGCTCGCGCGCCTGCTCCAGCAGCACGTCCGGGCCCATCGGGAGCGGTAGCCCCGCCGCCGGGACGGCGTGCAGGTCGCGCAGCGCCCGGGCCAGCAGGGCGATCAGCTCCGCGCGGTCGTGCCTCGGCTCGTGGGCGCCCCGGCCGGGGAGGTGCTCCATGGTCAGCCAGTACGAGCCCCGCCACCGCCCGGAGTCCAACAGCCGGGGGACCGGCAGCCGCGTGCCGGCCAGCAGGCGCAGCCGCCGCTCGGTGCCGACCAGCTCGGCCACCAGGTCGCGGCGGCCCGCGTCCGCCGACTTGAACACCGCCGTCGGCCGCCCCGCGACGTACAGGCGGGCGACCCGGGCCCCGGACAGGCCCACGTCGATCTCCTCGACCCGGTCGGCGGCGACACCCGGCGGCAGTGACATGCCCGGCAGCCTAGCCGCACGCCCGGCCCCGCCCCACCGGTTTTCCCGCCGCCGGGCCCGTGCAGCGGGACGGCGGCATGTCCGGTGCCCCTGCCGGGCGGCCGATGCTGTTCCCACCGGTTCTCCGCGGCCGCCGGGTCCGTGCAGCGGCGTCCGCCACGGCCGCCGTCTGCGGGAGCCCGCTCCGCGCGGTGCGACCCCGGCGGGGCGGCGTGTCCGGTGCCGCGGCCGGATGGCCGGTGGCGATTCCGCCGGCTCTCCGCTTTCGCCGGGCCGCCCCGAGTGCGGCGCGGCTAGGGTGTGCGGCTCGGGCGGGGGTCCGCGCCGACGGCGGGCAGGATCACCTCGTCGACGACCTGGGCGAGGTGGTCGCGGTCGGGCGCCCGGCCGTGGTCGATCGAGTACTTGAGGACCATCGCCTCCCCGATGTCGGTGGTCACGTCGGTGACCCGGGCCGGGTCGATCCGGCCCTGCTCGGCGTAGTGCATCAGGACGGTGCGGGTGAACCGCCCGCCCCGGGGGCCGAACACCTCGTCGTCGAACCGCTCGTGCAGCACCGGGTCGCGCAGGGACTCGGCGATCACCGCGAACATCGCCTGTCCCAGGGGGGACGAGCTCAGCTCGGTCAGCATCGCCAGCGAGTCGATGAGGTCCCCGCGCAGGTCGTCGGCGCCCGGGGCGGGCCGCTCCTGCGGGAAGTGGCTGTACATCGCGTCCAGCAGGATGTCCGTGGGCAGGGACCAGCGCCGGTACAGGGAGGTCTTGGCGGTGCCCGCCCGGCGGGCGATCCCCTCCATGGACAGCCCGCCCACGCCGTTGTCCGCCGCCTCCAGGATCGCGGCCTCGTGGATGGCGCCGACGAGCTGCTCGCCGCGCCTGCGTGTACGCCGCGGGGAGGACTCCCCGTCCGATGGCGCGGCCGAATCCTCGTTCCGGTTGTCCACA is a window of Nocardiopsis changdeensis DNA encoding:
- a CDS encoding alpha/beta fold hydrolase; protein product: MTVVPSRTARVYRSESAERSVHAWCHKALSRWPELGPLPPVDTRMGSTQAFRSTGGPGTPVLILSGTNFNAATTVPAARALSADRPVYLVDLPGQPGLSCGERVGRPGIEAYGAWFDELLPQITDRPVIVLGHSRGAAIALASTPSPLVAGLLLLNPAGLTAPGMTSESMRATLPWMLRPTEQNSGRLVEFLSGPQTPCEEHREEAEWLTLLARSCRTGSTPSPLYAEQIRAWSDTPVAVATGSHDPFFSPARLHGPARRFLDAEVHTIEGAGHLSLYENPEQVCGLLRSLDGA
- a CDS encoding LysR family transcriptional regulator, encoding MDLQQLRTFLAVHRSGSFTAAAQALRLSQPTVTTQIRTLERRLGHSLFERLPRGVAPTAEANELAARVAEPLDALELVAGGGPAVPHRPLRLAGPAEALQVLVLPALAPLVESEGLRLRVRHGLSDDLLEELRAGRHDLVVSTVRPRGRSLVAEPLADEEFVLVGAPLWADRIGPGRIARQGAPALCEVPLVAYDESLPILRRYWRHVFGVRLTCKAAVVVPDLRAVMATVAGGAGVSVLPRYLCQGELDAGRLVTLLEPEDPPINTAFLVRRPGIPENSCLEGVLSLLSAAGRSW
- a CDS encoding aldo/keto reductase — its product is MQYVTLNNGLRMPQLGFGVWQVPDDQAQASVETALEVGYRSIDTARIYDNEAGTGRALAASGLPREELFVTTKLWNDDQGADKALKAFDASLERLGLDYVDLYLIHWPVPAQDAYVDTWKVLERIAAEGRAKAVGVSNFTEKTLARLLENTDLVPAVNQIELHPYFSQEAMRGLNASHGILTEAWSPLGQGKGLLEEPVLAEIGAKHGKTAAQVVLRWHLQTGNIVIPKSVTPSRIAENFDVFDFALEGDDLDRIGALDRDGRIGPDPDGFNVV
- a CDS encoding BCCT family transporter is translated as MLDRAAKALGLRTDPVIFFGAVAATVLFVVCAIAFTDTVDAVFGAVSDWILTHLGWFYILGVTTFLGFLVWIALSRYGRVRLGGDDSRPDYSDPVWFCMLFAAGIGSILMFWGVAEPISHFAEPPLRDVEPESVQAASEAMGFTLYHFGLHTWTIFCLPGLAFAYFAYRKGLPFRVSSILYPFLGRRTFGPLGRFIDAFAVLGTLFGVAVTIGLGTMQINSGLHTLFGVPENRAVQLVLIASVTTLAVISVATGLDVGIKWLSTANIVMAVGLLVFVFLAGASLYLVKGVIETTGVYLSWLVPLSFWNDTFGDTGWQGTWTVFYWAWTITWSPFVGIFVARISRGRTIREFVLGVLAVPTAFSIIWFGVFGLSAFDIEMNQGGELVRNVVVEEDIPGALFAFLAHYPLPTLVSAASILIVVVFFTTSSDSASLVVDMLCAGGPESPVRQRVFWGVTEGVVAATVLTASGVGGLEALQQTIIVFGLPFFVLTFFMMVGLVRSLRREPESAFRRRPPHGGEPGEEKREAGADGP
- a CDS encoding NADP-dependent oxidoreductase, producing the protein MSVTSREVHLVARPVGEPVPGDFALVETTLPDPGPGQVLIRNEWISVDPYMRGRMNDTKSYVAPYRLGEAMEGGAVGTVIASGDDSVPVGTTVLHSLGWRDHALAPAGAVRAVDAGAAPAQAYLNALGMIGFTAYVGLTEIAPVREGDVVFVSGAAGAVGSLAGQIARRLGAAKVIGSAGGPEKKRRLVEEFGYDAAIDYREGRLEEQLAQAAPDGIDVYFDNVGGDHLRAAIAAARDHARFALCGAISQYNATEPVPGPDNLFLAVGKRLTLRGFIVGDHARLMGEYARRAAGWLADGDLRAEETVVDGIENAVTAFLDMMRGANTGKMLVRLAP